In Monodelphis domestica isolate mMonDom1 chromosome 1, mMonDom1.pri, whole genome shotgun sequence, the sequence CTATgtaatcaaatgagatgatagacAAGTTGCCTGTTTTTGATAAGGCTTTTCTCATTTCACCCATCATTGAAGTTAAAGTAGTACTAATTCCTGTCTTACAATACTCTAATGGCTCTTCAGTCTACTAAGTCTTCTCATCCTGTGCATGTTTTGTCCATTGCTGCCCTTAAATTCTCCTCAGGGGGTTCATCCAACATGCTTGGGAATCTTCCTGTCATATTCTTGGTATCTCTCACTCTTGCTGTAGTATTggctcatctttcatttttatatttctttgatatCCTTACATTGCTTCTTGTAATTAATTCCTTGTTTGTAAAGTGTTATAGACTGCTAATGGCCACCTGGGGCCTCATAATTGTCCCATGAGTGATCCCCAGTCACTTTTCTTAAGAGCTTACAAGGTGTTTCATAACTTGCTGCTATATAACATCATTGGGAGAATATTATTGTCAAAAATTTGGAACTTTATTATAGGAAGAAGCTATCctagaatgctttaaaaaaaaagctttgaggggaaaaaaaccctccaatttcttgtaaaattatattcataagGTATCTTTTTCTCTTGAAAATAATGGCTCAATGTCAGCTGTGAGAAGGGggttaggggaaggggagggaaagaacatgaatcttgtaaccatgggaaaatattctaaattaattaaataaaattttccaaacttaaaaaaaatagctcaAGAATTCTTAGTTTTATGTGCATTTTCAGAAAACACATATCTTGACCTCAATAGGAATTGTAGACTCCACACTTTGTATTATAAAGCTGGAAATGAGTTCAATATTGAAGGGTGGATGCTAGTGGCAAGCAAACTGAATTTTTAGaatctttgaaatatttaatttaacaGGGCTGTTCAACTTCATGTACTCTTTTTCCTGGAGATACTCAAATATATCAGTTGACAAACACTTGTATTTTCATACTAATATAAAAATTGACTTCATCCAATTAATGCTATTTGATATGCTGGCTGTGTTCCtactttgtttttatatgaacagattattttcaaattatttaagtttttcattttaaaagacaaTTTGCAGACATGtaaccacatacacacacaaactccCCTTTTAAGGTATTTATCTgactttttataataatcttcTGTTTGTTTTGCAGTTCCTGCCACTGTTCGTTACTCCCATACAGATGTCAAAGTTCCTGACTTCTCTCCTTATCGTCGATCAGATGTGTTAGATAGCacaaaatcctcaaaagatagCAGTGAAAGTAGGAAAGGCTTCTCCTATTTGATTACTGCAACTACAACAGTAGGTGTTGCATATGCTGCTAAGAATGCTGTCTCCCAGTTTGTCTCCAGCATGAGTGCTTCTGCTGACGTTTTGGCCATGTCGAAAATTGAAATCAAGCTATCAGATATTCCTGAAGGCAAGAATATAGCTTTGAAGTGGAGAGGAAAGCCTCTGTTTGTACGTCATAGAACCCAAAAGGAAATAGAACAAGAAGCTGCAGTGGATCTGGCACAGTTGAGAGACCCACAACATGATTCAGATCGTGTAAAGAAGCCTGAATGGGTCATCCTGATAGGTGTCTGCACCCATCTTGGTTGTGTACCCATTGCAAATGCAGGAGATTTTGGTGGTTATTACTGTCCTTGTCATGGGTCCCACTATGATGCATCTGGCAGAATCAGAAAAGGGCCTGCACCACTCAACCTTGAGGTTCCATCATATGAATTCACCAGTGATGATCTAGTTATTGTTGGTTAAAGTACTGGACTCGAGTCACAAATTCCCTACAAGTTTGTTTCATGTAAATTCTGAAAAGTTGTTGAGAGAAATTCTAATATTCTTCAGATTGGTTGATGTGAGATTTAACTATTTCTGATAATGTATTGGAATACATTGAATTAAATATCAAATGCTTTCAAGTATTTGCTTTTAATAAAGCCACTATTAAACATTCTCTCATTgatttgtaagattttttttctttgacaactCTTAAATTAATAGTTTGCAGGCACGTCTATGAGAGGGATGTATTATCCATTTTGTGCAGAAAAATATTACTTTTCACCTATGCTATGCCTCTAGTATCTGTCCAGAGGAAGGAATCCTCAGAGGTGGAACTAAAGAAGGTTCAAAGTTTATTTAATCTGAAATCCTCATTATCTAGGAAAGAACTGAGTGCCAAAGAGAAGTGATTTATATAAAGTCATCCTATGAGTGAGTGGCAGAACTAGGCCTAGAAGCCAGATTTCTTGACTGCAAACTCAGTATTCCAGACCATGCTAAAACTACACAAGGATAGTTGATTGACTACCAGTCTCCTACCACCTATGAGAGCAGGATCATTGGAGAGAGTCTGTTGGGATTGATGGTCCAGGGAAGGGATGGGGTTGGAGTGGACTTAAATAATGTTTGTTCCTACATTCCATTATATAtagttttgtagttttttttttctaccctAGTTCTTTGTGTGTAAGTCTTGCTACTTTTTATTCTGaatgattaaataatatattttacaagAAACctgtcccatttttttttccttcaaaatggcTACCAAATTAGAATATAGAGTCAGGGGCCAGAAGCCTATGTTTCAATTCCACCTCTCTGGTTAACTAGCTACCTGTATAATggcatttttttatttctgcctAGGTCATACATATTACAAAGATGCTATATTCATAAAATAATGAGAGGCACTTAAAATTCTTATTCAGATTCAGCATAATTGCATAGAATGTGATTACCATCTTAGCTTTAGAACTGGCAGGTAAAAAAAGTCATGTTATTTCTAGCAAGAAGATTTATAGTACTTATTAACCAACTAGTTCCTGTTTCTTACCCAAAGAAAGTACAAAGCACCAGACAATGATTCTCAAACCTGAACTCTTAACTACTTCACTTTCATACTAAGCTACCTGTCATGTGAAAGTGATATGATTGGCTAATGTCCACATGTATTTCGGCTTCTTTTCTCCAGTAGAATTTGTTCTGATTATTTAGCTCATGTTCACCTGATGCCAAAGCCAAACTAAGGATATTCAGTAAAATTGCCACCTGAAATCCTCCATCTTACTAGCAGTTTTCCAACCAGGTATGCTCCCCAGTCACCTTACCATTTGCctttcttgccttccttcccatcttcctcTTTGAAGCCTTCTTTattacccccctcccttttttgtcattgtttgtCTCATATTCAATGTCTCAATACTCAGGAAAGTTTTGAGgctttggaaatttttaaaaatgatattgcaggggcagctaggggctcagtagataaagagtcaggcctagagacaaggttccaggttcaaatatggcctcaagacacttcctagctgtgtgaccctgggcaagtcacttaattcccattgcctacccttactactcttctgccttggaaccactatatagtattgattctaagatagaaagtaagagtttaaaaaaagattatagatTATAAAAAGATATTGCCAGATCAGCTAGGTAGCACGGTTAGAATAGAGTATCaagcctgaagtcaagaggacctaggatcaaatttgacctcagggacttccaagctgtgtgaacttggactaaacccatttttctagttcttgcccCTCTGCTTTAGAAAAGAAactattagaaaataaatgttactaagaaaataaaggtttaaaaaaataatgcacTATAACCTTAGGGTCAGTGAAAACTTTTTAAGCACACCATTTCATTTTTAGTGTCCTCTTTATGGAATAGTTGCCATTATCGGGCTTACCAAAAATTATGATCACTTTCTATAATGCCCTATTTGATTTGTTTATTTCACTCCAAAATATTTGACATTCTGTACTAATATAATTCATAACTCATTGAGTTAGGTGCTACCAAGTACATAAATAGATTGGGATTTGAATCTTTAAAAGACCTAGACATTTTTTCCATCTTCATAAACCTAAGAGatatttctttcaaaaattgAGTTTGACACATGTTCATTTTCAATTTATTGTCCTAGAACGTtctgaaagaaattgaaattttgatGTTTATGTAGCACATCCTATACAATATCCCTATCAAGTAGATAGtttaaatatttcccttttatagataagaaaactgactCAAGGAAATTGTGACTTAATCACAGTGGTAGTTTGAGGCTTATTCTAAATTTAGTGTTCTAAATTGCATCCCCGTACTAAATGTTTTCTACAGAAATTatactatttttctatttcaatattaGATTCTTGCCTATTGTTTCAAACCACCAACAGTTGATGTTTTATATGTAAAACTTGATATTAAGAAAAAATGCAGATAGCTATTTTTCCCCATCTTTTCCatcatgttaaaaaaataaattacatcttTATGATGTTATTAAGAAAACATTGTTAGTATAGATTTCAACTTTGTAAAATtaccatttggaaaaaaattctgtGTTAAGTAAAAATAACCTCCAGTTTAAGAACTTGATGATGAGACTATGGAAGTATAATGCAGAATAAATTTTGAAAGTGTCTAATGGGAAAATGGAAGTGGGAATTTTAGATCAGGATTGtgcaaattatttcttttgtatccttAGTAGACAGTAATAATATTGTAGTACAAATAAGCCTTTTCTGTCCACAATTTCTGTTAATTTTCAAAATGACACCTTAGGTTAACATCAATGGCAATTTAGGAAAGGCATCATAGAAGCAACAGGGAGACGTTTCCCACTTCAAGGGAATCTATTTCTACAACTTGTGAATTTTGCCATTGGAAAACCAATTGTGTAGGTGCCTTCTTGTAACCCTGTTACCAGTAGGCTTGAGCTCAGGAATTCTTAACTGTAATGTGCCAAAGTGACCAGATATCCCCATTGTCACCAAGATGATGAGCCCACCTTGGGAAGGGGACTGTATAAAGAGGGCTGAACCATCCCAGATCAAGAAGTAAGCAGTGGCATTTGGTCTGTAAATTGTGCTGTACTTTCCAAGTCGGGGTGATAGGGAGACCTAGTTCTCTGCCAAAAAATTGCCACTGAAGAAAAATAGTGACAGGCAAATTCATTTAAAtcctaattgtttttaaaaaacaaccaaaggacaaataaaattgacatacTATAGAACACATAATGATAACCTAGATGAAttttagtttccccatctataaaatgtggccAATATGATTTATACTAGCAAGATGTGTGCAAAGCATTTTGTGGACCTTTCTATAAAAATGCAAAGTGAATCTTAAATGTCcatagattgaaagccagacctagagaagggaggtactGGGCTCAgtacatctggcctcagacatttcctagttttatgaccctgggcaagtcacctaatcttcattgtctagcccttactgctcttctgccttgaaaacagtACAGATAGATTCTAAAATGGAtgataaatgtgtttttttttaagacctaCGTTGTTctccaacccccccacccccacccccaatgccCTACCCTCAATGTTGGTTTAGTGACATTTCAATATTTGTGATTGGGGGAAAATGTGGTTTTGTCAGTTGCCTGCTAAACACCTTGTATTTCTGGCAAACTCCacaaattcaacatgttcaagTCAACTATTTTCCCcatctttccaaatttctctatttttattgtgAGTTCCATCATAATTCCAATCAATCAGATCAATAACCTCAAAGTTATCCATGAAATTTCTTACTCCTGCATTCCCCATATCAAATCAGTATCCAAACCTTGTCCATTTTATCTCAATGATATTTCATTTCTATCCACTTTTCTTGACTTAGGATGTCACAATGCTAATCCAGTCCTGTATCACTGCTGCCTTGGAATGCTTTAATAACCTTTTAATTTGTCTCCTTACATCCAGTCTCTCCTTTCCAACCCAAATGACACACAATTGCCCCccctaccaaaataatttttaaaacattttcctgtTCA encodes:
- the LOC100012527 gene encoding cytochrome b-c1 complex subunit Rieske, mitochondrial → MLSLAARSGPFAPVLSATSRVVAGPLRPLVQASVVPSPEPPVLDAKRPFLCQESLKGQAARQQLVATVGLFFPATVRYSHTDVKVPDFSPYRRSDVLDSTKSSKDSSESRKGFSYLITATTTVGVAYAAKNAVSQFVSSMSASADVLAMSKIEIKLSDIPEGKNIALKWRGKPLFVRHRTQKEIEQEAAVDLAQLRDPQHDSDRVKKPEWVILIGVCTHLGCVPIANAGDFGGYYCPCHGSHYDASGRIRKGPAPLNLEVPSYEFTSDDLVIVG